The genomic stretch TATGTCATGAGATTTCATGAAACCTGTTATGAGATCATTGCAAAAACAGTCGTTGACCTTTCATCCCCAATATTTGATATATGTTTATGTCCTTGTTCAATTTAGTGGTCATCCTGTTTGTGTCTATGCAAGTAAGTGAGTacattttatttagagtcgggcATGATATGTACAAATTAACATAGTAAGCATGAGCTCTGTAGAGCTCTTAACagaattgatatttaaaaacgAATAACAAATTATAAGCACATTTGACAGACACGTACAAATAAAACACATGCATTATATAATAGCTATGCTGTTACTTTTTTATTGTTTGAGTTTGACCCAACCACGTTATGTGGTTATACCAAGTCGTTCTTCCCTCACCTAGTGTTGTGTATATATACACTtacacccctaccagatcaccctagtttgagttttttttgttatgcatgctttccttcattctgtaacattttggcgttaatgtcaaatccactataaaacttataattaaatatacaattacaCGGAAacgactatctatcaaaattcacgtagaaaaaatccagtgtatatgctgggattcgaactcaagacctttagcatatcaagccacgacacatccactacaccaggacgactggatacgaactatcagtaatttaacatacttaaaggaagcaagatgtTTTTTATAAGTGgagcgagttggcagacctttattcagtggggtttaaacccttttcgttaataagtgagttgtcagagattgttaagtttgattatacactttttcaaaagtggggcgagtcggtaaacaaaagtggggcgatttttttcataaagtggcgatataggttgggccgattggccagtgggacgagttgacattgtttgatatctactcatcgtgttcgggggtcaaaaagggtataaatcatctagtaatgtataaagtatattataatggttgtgtggcgttctaaactagattttatgaattgtaaatggttctTCGTcttatctaaaacagctgggatgtaaaatagttatcccactcggacttggtgtgtcagtgttagatcaccctctggcctccggccatcggggtgatcttacactgacacaccgcgtcatcatgggataactattaatcaTCATAAGTATTTCTTTAAGTCTTTGGTTTTTGGtctgatttctttttaaaagggGTCTGATAATGGGGGTGTTGTAATGTTTTTTAGGGGTTCCTTCTATCCTTTAATGTATTACTACATTACATCAGTGTAGCTAGCGGAATaccatagtcatgatagttttttatatcattatttgtCTACATTGAAAATGACgcataaaagtttataaaaaagatATGTAATTTGAAACGTTTTAGGTTCTCATATACCCTGTACATCCATTAGGGTAAGCTGAAatacagaaaatgaaataaactAATGAAACATAAAACTTCGACATGTAGGTATGTCTGATGATATGATAGACCAACACAGAGGCTCAACATCAGTTTTGGAATATGAACAAGACGGAGATAACTGGACATTAAAGATGACATACAGTGGTTTACCAACCAAAATATTCAAATTCCAACCTGGGAAAGAATTTGAGACGAAAGGTTACTATGACGATGTGATGAAGGtaggaaaagaaaataatatcatgTTTGAATGTTAATGACCTTATAATGACAGTGAAAACTGGGatttagtattagaaaaaaatgctTATCCTTCTTTACATGTTTAATAAGGATAAACAATGTTAAATATCCAGTTAACATAAAACAACGTTCTATAAATTATACGCATAATAAAAGTTACAAATTATTTAGTAGCAATACTTTTAAATACGTTTTCGTCCTGGGcatgcatgacatattttccATCTAGTTAAGCAACCAACTATCAATTAATCAATACATCAAtcaaatttttattaacaatatTGTCTTGTAGCTTATGGTAACATTTGAATCAGACAGCAAATGTGTGGTCGTTGAGAAATGTGAAATGATGGATTATAAGCCATTTACAACTACTAGAGAAATTAAAGGCGATTTAATGTTAACAGTGAGTACATATCTTTATTCTTTCATCAAACCGttatcatataaaattgagaatggaaacgggaaatttgtcaaagagacaacaaacatCCTAAGGCCACCAAtcggtcttcaacacaacgagaaaattcCACACGCTGAGGAGGGCTTTAGCTAGCCCCTAAAGAGTAATGTATACTAGTTCTATAGTAATGTGTATAATGACTTTGATGGTGTACAACCAATAACTAGCATAGAACACAACAATGAACATACAAGATAACCATTtagttcaaaaataaaaagtaaatagaGGAAAGCTGTAGTCTGAGAGAACATGATTTATGTGTTAGTTGTTATTGGTTTGTTCTAGCTTTCAGTAACAACGTTAACCTTTACTCATAGCTTATATCATTCTGTACTTAATATCTTTTTGTTATATTATGCTTGTCTTGTTGTCATCCATACCACATCTGTGTTTATATTCGTTCCAAACATGATGactcaatttataaaaaagaagatgtggtatgattgccaatgagacaactatccacaagagacaaaaatgacaccgacattaacaactataggtcaccgaacgtccttcaacaatgagcaaagcccataccgcatagtcagctataaaaggcaccgaaattacaatgtaaaacaattcaaacgagataactaacggccttatttatttaaaaaaaaaatgaacgaaaaacaaatatgtaacacataaacaaacgacaaccactgaattacagaacTTTTCCAACTGATTCTTAcggtttgttttatattgttatgatACACTACTGTCCCGGGTTAATGGAGGATTTAACGCGCACAAAATTTACaaaaccctgtcacatttttgtgtctgtttcaaaagagggacgaaagatacgagagggacagtcaaacttatatgttttagattttaacgagagaaatttatgtattactgaaaaattattacaccagggttttcgatatcacaaactagtcaaaacatttactaaattttatcatcggtatgaagacatcattcgtaaatatagctcaacatgcagacttctaatacgttcaggtatttcacatccaattgtttatggaaatattctttataaagcacaaaggtgtcagtattcacctcagaaacttacaaaacctttgaatagacttattaagaagggatataattacgatactgttgtcaagtcattaaagattgcatattttggcgttaatattgagtcactgataaggtctttgcatcggaactaaacacatttattctaaaaacagttgttggcatgacacgggttatgttcttctcaaatatgttatgatggtatgatactaaacccctaacgggaaggattgtgtctgatgttcatatgatgaaatcataatctttcagttagtttaattgatgtctggagctgtcatgtcatttaactgctagtagtttgttgttatttatgtattattgacattttgtttattttctttggttacatcttctgacatcagactcggacttctcttgaactgaattttaatgtgcgtattgttatgcgtttacttttctacattgattagaggtatagggggagggttgagatctcacaaacatgtttaacctcgccgcatttttgcgcctgtcccaagtcaggagcctctggcctttgttagtcttgtattattttaattttagtttcttgtgtacaatttggaaattagtatggcgttcattatcactggactagtatatatttgtttaggggccagctgaaggatgcctccgggtgctggaatttctcgctacattgaagacctgttggtgaccctctgctgttgtttttttatttggtcgggttgttgtctctttgacacattccccatttccattctgaattttattatagattgaaaataaactgacaaccccatggctaaaaataaaaagacaaacagacaaataatagtacagaagacgcaacatagtaaactaaagaataggcaacacgaacctcaccaaaaactggaTGCGATTTCAGATCAAGTCAAGTCAAGAGAATGTAATTGAATGGTTGTTGATTGTTGTTGTCTGTATGACTTGTATTTTATTATCATATCCCACTAGCTATAGCTCCGAAAGGCAATGTGTTTATTAGTTTTCGTATGTCCATcattcgtttgtccgtccgttcgtcatACTACAAAGCTTCATTGAATATGTTATCCtgtgtgatgtttttttttacttcaacaCGCATCAACTTTCTGTTAACCGAATACTTGTATGTTCTTCTATAAACGGCTATGTATAATTTTTTtgtcagaaaataaaaaaacccaGAGCTTTGAGtttttcattgttgaatgccTTACGATGACATTTAATTGCGTACGTCATATAGTCTTAATTGGGTGGTTGACTAATTGTCCATCATaccaatcttctttttttatatcagaatTTGAATTATTAATTCTTCTTCATATTAAAGaattggaaaaaaagaaaattagaaTAGAAATTTTAgctatttgaaaatcaaatcctTGATCACTCGATGCAGGTGGTGTTAAATCTTTATCTGTATGTAAAGTACAAGTACAATtgcaaataaatatatagaaatatgGTGATGAGTATGTTTGCCACTGAAATACATATCATATAAACTTTAGACTTTAAGATTGAAATATACTTCTGACCATATGATCTTCAGCATCATCGTCTTGTCCTTCGTCAGAGAAGATAATTGCAGTATGTTCTTGTGATGATGCTGATTGGTGAACATCGGTATGATTTCTAAGTCGATGTCAGTGTATAATGATTGTGTTTATATTATGACTGGCGTACGTCATCAGTGTTTATATTATGACTGGCGTACGTCATCTGTGTATTATAGATGATTGTGTTTATATTATGACTGGCGTACGTCATCTGTGTATTATAGATGATTGTGTTTATATTATGACTGGCGTACGTCATCAGTGTATAGATGATTGTGTTTATATTATGACTGGCGTACGTCATTTGCTTAGTTATTTCATATACTTCATAGATTAATAAAGAGTCCAGATATTGTTGTAGGTTCGGGAGATTATTATATGATCATGttgtataatatttgttatatgatGTGATAACCCATAACTCATATTTCTCTTccatattttgcattttttgtagACTGTTGAACTTGAAAGTGGTGTAAAAATGACGTCAGAGTTTAAAAGAGGTTGAAATGACAGTGGAATGTTCATATTACAGTATTCGGATAGAGACAACCACCAACTGTTACAATATATACCTGTACTGTAGCACATAACAACGATCTGAACTGCAAATTATTTTTGTTCGAAGTTTTTCTTCCAaattattttaactgattttaatatattataaattacaATTCATTTTCTTGGCGATTTCTGTCTGTGAAACAAAAATTGATTCACTTTCGAATACTAAATAGAAGGTAAAGTTCTAAATGTACGAGTACTAGCATTCAACATTCAAGAATGTTCTGTGTAGTGACATGGTTAGCACTGATAATATTTAGATTTAATGCGCCATTTATCATATTTGTGCGGTTTTTTTAACTGTAAAACAAGAACAAGCTTGACAGAATTAAGGtttcaaattaagaaaaatacaaacCACCACATGATATTATAATACATATCGGTTTGTctgatttgtttattatttaaatctTAATAATCTGAGGTTGAAATCTTTGAATTTCGGACCTAGTGGTCTTCATTTCTAGTCCCTTgaagccatattggattttttttattcagggtCAAATTGGTAAAGAAAGTACATTCTAAGCCTTAGGAatatttcttcatgtttttttttcattccactTCATTTGTTCTTGAGATGGAATTAGATATGTATTTTCTGTAGAATTTCAATGCCGATATAAAATTTAACCTCAGCTTGTGTCATTTTAAATATTCATCGAATAAGAATTTAGAAAAAGTTATGGAAGTCGTTTACATTGACGAATTGGCAGACAGGTAAACAAATTCAGAAGTGCATGATGTCTTTGTATTGACCAAGCAAGTTAAGAAGGCAAATAATCCATTAAGAAAATGACGTATGCAAAGATGTATAATGTATTATCTCAATACTTTATTCGAGCAATTAAGATACCATACAATTGATTATTTGCCGTTTATAGTATACAAAGTACAATGTACtaagtacaaaatgtaaaatatgtcaaacaacaaacatttttaattttgtctcttatatttagaaaaaataaaacattttttcgttaattgttttgttataaatagaaCTGTTGTTCTTATCGTTTGACACGATTGCCTTATTTATATCGGAgtttttgtagctgactatacaaTATGATTTTTGCTCATTACTAAAGGACGTACGGTTCTCAAAGTTGTTTTTACTTCCACGTTATTTGGAATCTTGAGGATATATGTCTTGTTGGCAATCTTTCATCATCTCGTTATGTTTACATGCTTCTAAACataacaattataaataataattgtaatattgacattgaataattttgagattacatttttttttaatataatgatacatgtatgttgcttataaattaatatttaaaatatttctttcgTAGTTTGTACTGAATAAATTTCAttggaatataataaaaaaagttttccTAGAAATATTTAAGaactgaatgcttctttttgtaaattcattaggATGTAAAAGCTCTGACCgaagtatttttttaatgaatcgCTTTCATaaatgttacatttcattgtgCAATGAATGTCAATTTCAGAAGGACGCGAGATTgatgttagccaatcaaaataacgtatctaaatgaaacatacatgcaatgtaattattttcttttagtcTTCCATTTTTCGTCAAATATTTTGTCGAGAATTTCTAGAGAACATAAAAATTATTAGTACTCGAGAAGTTACCTGGCGGACGGCCACCAATTGTGTGGAACTACGGTCTTAATACAAAGGTTGAAAAAACAGCTGCCCTATTTGATTAGATGCTAAATGTATTATGCTGCTATATAATAGAACATGTAAACGTGTATTGTTCCAATCTAAGAAATTGATTTCTACACTATCACAATACTATTTATCCTTGTAGTAGAAGTAGCAGATATGTATACTGGGCATCAAATAGGTTTAGTTGCATTGTTCATTTTTTCATGAGAATATAAATGTAGAGATAGAGTAAAAGCCAATTTCCCAATGCATGTGAAGAAAGACTTTTGTTTGCTTGCTTGCTGTTTCTTTGTATATTGaacaattgtaattgggataacgtccaatttttttttaagtatagtgaatatatacaggtttaactatgcctatatatactGTTTGAATATGTCAATCTTACTCACAAAGCTTGGGTTAACgtatatacaaataaagtaagtaagctaaccaaagttttacCCTACAAACATTTAAGAAATTAACTATAAGAACCGAACAATGAAAGTAAGCTTAATTCGAATCCGCTACGCGTATGTTAACTCAGCTTACCACATTCAAATTCACATGTTATACGAAGACAAGGCTTAAAATACAGTTTACACTTATTTGACTTGTTTTCTGATTCAGTTATCTTCCTTGTGCCGTTCTCTAGAAATTACAAAACTTTTGTTTAAAACGTTGTGCAGTTAGAAGTATATGTTTTCTATTTTGCGTTTTGAATACTGTAGTTTGcctattggtattttttttatgtttgccaTGGCGTCATATTTTGAACGACTTATTACAaatgtccctttgttatcttttgtctctcatttaaaataaatttcatagcATATTAAGTATAtacattattattttgtttaaagtaaGAAGATCACCATTCTAGTCCAAAAAAacgataaaaagaaaaagatcacAACATATATGCATGCTTCAAAACATAGCATGAAAGCTAAAGATATCTAGCTGTACGACTTTACATTGGTTTCATCGGAAATATCACTAGTTCTACCCGTAAATTCACAAAGGGAATACTTCGGGACAAAAGATAAACAAATCGATCATAATgatcaataaaacaaaacacaccaagtaatgtatatatattatacaggTACATGTCTATACTGCATTTAACTAGACCATTtaatactgatatatatatatacgtgatAAAACATAAAGCATATAAGATTTATTAAAAGTCGGGTATCacataacaatacaacataagcttCGTAAACCTTTTAACTGACAAACATATAGAGGATAAACAGAAGACAATAAACACATAAAACAGTAAGCACATCATGCAAAGCATAAATAGTGGTCTCAAACAGCATTTAACATGCAAATTAAagcatacatgtataaagtaaacataaaatgtaaataaacggACATTCATGCATTGTCCCATCAACGTAGACATAAAAACAATACTGAaaccaaatatccaagtataatttatatttaaaactgctttatcaattatatataaatactaaCACAGTAAAAGCTTAATAAATAGCAAAAACGTTGTCGCACGACAACGCCGATGCCATATAAGTCGATATAAAGTaaacattatataaacatatatctaaatacatgtatttatgattattataaaattaaaacatgtatatcaataaaacaaaaaaaagcttCACACATGAAGTATAGTAAGTTAAACCTTTAACCAGAGGTAAAGAGGTTGAATTACCAAGAACATATCCTCATTAAGATtgggaaagttttttttatattacagtccTGGTTttatatttgccactagacgttaaaTGGCATTCACTCAATCAGTGAAATGTATTTCAGATTTTGTAATGACACTTCgtttttttcataaagttttgacaTGAATCACCAATCGACAAGGACATGTTGAAGGATatccaaaaataaattttatgaatgGAAACTTTTACGATGAGATATGAGTAATCATACAACCATGCTTACAACAGATACCCTAATCTCCTAAACGATAATATTAAACCTGAACAGACACACACAGACAAAGAATTTAATCTCAAGGGTAAATCTAttgaatttgtttaaatattagaTTGATCAGACATTTCCTGACCTCACTTGTCACTTGTAAATTAGAAATAGCTGGGTCAAAAAACAACACAACGAAAAAACTAGGTTTGAGTTGAAAAACTGTTTTCATGATGTTGCTGTTGTCTAAATACGGACTGTTCTCAAGTAACGGCTAcgttatatatttgttaaaacacGATGATCATGTTAACgttgtaatacatgtatgtaaatatgactgtacttcattttaaaaattaagaaaatgcaATGAATcggaaaaaaaccccaaaaaatctTATTTCCTTTACCATACTATCAAAGCTCTtagatatgttgaatatataCAGTATTTAATGAGTGTTGACGATTTGGGCTATGGTTATTGCAATATTATGCATAAGAAAAAACAATGGAAAtactttttcttttttgactAGTAATTAAAtagcacttttacaaattatagtcatatgatattttatttcCGAAGGTTTGAAGGTTTATTCAAATTAAGCTACAgcatttcaaatatatcatttaaatagaATAGAACACAGCTACAGCATTCCAATCCGAGATATGATTTGAATAGTATAGAACACACCTACAGCATGTCAAGCAAAGATATCATTTGAACGGTATAGAACACAGCTACAGCATGTCAAGCAAAGATATCATTTGAATAGTATAAAACACAGCTACAGCATGCCAGGCAGAGATATCATTTGAATAGTATAAAACACAGCTACAGCATGCCAGG from Mytilus edulis chromosome 7, xbMytEdul2.2, whole genome shotgun sequence encodes the following:
- the LOC139481230 gene encoding fatty acid-binding protein type 2-like, which gives rise to MAQFIGKWIEDGNSITNYDEFCRGMGMSDDMIDQHRGSTSVLEYEQDGDNWTLKMTYSGLPTKIFKFQPGKEFETKGYYDDVMKLMVTFESDSKCVVVEKCEMMDYKPFTTTREIKGDLMLTTVELESGVKMTSEFKRG